In the genome of Hyphomicrobium sp. ghe19, the window CTGCGAGTTCGAGGCCGATGTCGATCCGCTTCCGAGCCGACGCGATCATTGCCGCCGCCCGCTTGACCGTCTCCTCGTCGTCAAATTCTGCGAGGATCTTGTGTAGCGTGTTTTCACGCAGCTCGGCGTCAAAGCGCGTGGGCGGAGCTCCGTCGATCGAAACGATAATTTTGGGCGCCAATAGATTCATCGCAGATGCGCCGTCCGTCCAATCCTCGGGCGTCGCGAGGCTGATTTTGAGCCCATCGTTGTTGCAGGTGACGAACGCGACAGACGCATCGCCAATGGCCATCGCCATCGCTTCCGTTTCGCCGAATGCCTTTTCTTCCTTCTTATAAATCCATTCGGCGGCGGCCGAAGAAACACCGGCTAACATTGCGACCGCCGAAAGCGAGGCCAATCCAAGAAAGGCTTCTCGATAGCTCATTATTCTCTCCCCCGAGATAACGTCGCGACGTTCTGACACGAGGAAGGTGGCCCGGCAAACGAAATTGCGCGGCACCGAGGTGGTGCCGCGCCCATTCGTTGTGGGGATCAAATCGGGAAATGAGCTGACGCTAGCTCTTCTTTTCCGGCGCGACGACGCGGATGTTGAGTTCACGGAGCTGCTTTGGCGCGGCTTCGCTCGGGGCACCCATCAGCAGATCGGCGGCTTGCTGGTTCATCGGGAAGAGCGCCACTTCGCGAACGGTCTTGCCGCCTGTCAGCAGCATGACGATCCGCTCGAGACCGGCAGCCATGCCGCCATGCGGAGGCGCGCCGTATTGGAACGCACGGAAGAGACCGCCGAAGCGCTGCTCGACAACCTCCGGACCGAGACCCGCAATGCCGAACGCCTTGATCATATCGTTCGGCTTGTGATTGCGGATGCCGCCCGACGCGATCTCATAGCCGTTGCAGACGATGTCGTACTGGTAGGCTTTGAGCTTCAGGCGCTCTTCGGTCGTCGTCGCCGCGTCAAGTGCTTCGCCGCCGCCTTGCGGCATGGAGAACGGGTTGTGCGAGAAGTCGATCTTCTTTTCTTCCTCGTTCCATTCGTAGAACGGGAAGTCGACGATCCACGCGAGCGCAAACCGGTTCTCGTCGACGAGCTTCAGCTCTTGGCCGACGCGGTCGCGTGCGAGACCTGCGAACTTGTAGAAGTTCGCCGGGTTGCCGGCGACGAAGAACGCAGCGTCTCCTTCCTTCAAGCCGAGCTGCGATTTGATCGCGGTTGCGCGTTCCGGGCCGATGTTCTTTGCAACGGGGCCGGCACCGCCTTCCTCGCCTTCACGCCAGAAGATGTAGCCGAGGCCCGGCTGGCCCTCGCTCTGCGCCCATGAGTTCATGCGGTCGCAGAACGCGCGGCTGCCGCCCGTCGGCGCGGGGATGGCCCAGATGCGCGCCTTCGGGTCTTTCTCGATCATGCCCGCGAAGACTTTGAAGCCTGAACCGCGGAAGTGCTCGGTGACGTCTGCCATCTCGATCGGGTTGCGCAGATCCGGCTTGTCGGAGCCGTACTTGGCGATCGCTGTGTCGTAGGGAATGCGCGGCCAGCCCTTCGTCACGGGCTTGCCCTCCGCAAATTCTTCGAACAGGCCGGTGATGACCGGCTCCATCGTTGCAAAGATGTCCTCTTGCTCGACGAAGCTCATCTCGACGTCGAGCTGGTAGAATTCGCCGGGCAGCCGGTCGGCGCGCGGGTCTTCATCGCGGAAGCACGGTGCGATCTGGAAATAGCGGTC includes:
- the aspS gene encoding aspartate--tRNA ligase codes for the protein MHRYRSHTCGALRKTDVGSHVRLSGWVHRVRDHGGVLFIDLRDHYGLTQVVADPDSPAFKVAETLRSEWVVRIDGKVRDRPEGTVNSELPTGEIELYATEIEVLSAAKELPVPVFGEPEYPEDLRLQYRFLDLRRETLHGIIMKRLEITRSMRRRMHDEGFNEFPTPILTASSPEGARDFLVPSRIHAGKFYALPQAPQQYKQLLMVSGFDRYFQIAPCFRDEDPRADRLPGEFYQLDVEMSFVEQEDIFATMEPVITGLFEEFAEGKPVTKGWPRIPYDTAIAKYGSDKPDLRNPIEMADVTEHFRGSGFKVFAGMIEKDPKARIWAIPAPTGGSRAFCDRMNSWAQSEGQPGLGYIFWREGEEGGAGPVAKNIGPERATAIKSQLGLKEGDAAFFVAGNPANFYKFAGLARDRVGQELKLVDENRFALAWIVDFPFYEWNEEEKKIDFSHNPFSMPQGGGEALDAATTTEERLKLKAYQYDIVCNGYEIASGGIRNHKPNDMIKAFGIAGLGPEVVEQRFGGLFRAFQYGAPPHGGMAAGLERIVMLLTGGKTVREVALFPMNQQAADLLMGAPSEAAPKQLRELNIRVVAPEKKS